The following are encoded together in the Culex pipiens pallens isolate TS chromosome 1, TS_CPP_V2, whole genome shotgun sequence genome:
- the LOC120431586 gene encoding uncharacterized protein K02A2.6-like, whose amino-acid sequence MDADQFQQFMAKQNELVTKLVAGLQQRAVPASNISSVVPPPPALCLDGDMEENYEFFLTNWRNYSQAVGMDSWPANQASKKVSFLMSVIGEAALKKYYNFDLTEDQKKDVAEALKAIKQKVVRSRNLFVDRLDFFAASQVSSESIDDFAARLKSLAKPCKFALLEDEFILFKIVTSNKWGHLRTKMLSMQDLTTGKAVDICRVEEIAEQRLRHLSLESPVVSDVKKINKKTKKKLQRCKFCGDEHEFVKGACPAYGKKCKRCGGRNHFEKACKIDQPWKQKRRHRRVKEVKDDESSSEERSESSSVDSDDEESEHEVQIAKIKSKSAVESSALAVLDFRLGRKWKPVTCEIDTGADATLIGYNCLTELLETPNPTLQPTSIKLKSFGGNPIPVLGQVMLPVKRKGKRFQLVLQVVDYDHRPLLSLKASQSLGFVKFCRSVKIRRPEAATEEEKLLSVYKVKAEAIVEKHSDIFAGYGRFPGVVSLEVDESVQPSIQHPRRVPIALRPKLKQELDKLEEDGIIVKETRHTEWVSNIVLVRRGGQNESVRICLDPVPLNKALKRPNLQFDTIDELLPELGNAKIFTTVDTKKGFWHVELDTPSSKLTTFWTPFGRYRWVRMPFGISPAPELFQLKLQGAIQGLEGVTGLADDLLVYGTGTDLEEALDNHNRALEQLLVRLKENNVKLNRSKLKLCQTSVKFFGHVLTTKGLTADETKTAAIRNFPTPTNKKELLRFVGMESWRWTAAEDEEFQKVKNLVADIHTLRYYDVTKPLVIECDASGFGLGVAVFQQDGVIGYASRTLTATEKNYAQIEKELLAILFACLRFDQLIVGNPKTVIKTDHKPLVNIFRKPLLSAPRRLQHMLLNLQRYKPEIMFVAGKENVVADAISRAPYDDDHAQAGDYQKLEIFKVMRDLEDVKLKHFLNISDDRLTEIMAETAADPVLQLVIRLIGEGWPETIGGVPDSVRVFFSYRNELTTQDGLVFRNDRILIPHKLRRKMIEKTHISHNGVEATLKLARANIFWPGMSAQIRDTVKECAVCAKFAGSQSKPPMQSHPVPVHPFQLVSLDVFFAEYRGIKRKFLVTVDHYSDLFEIDLLKDLTPQSAIAACKINFARHGVPQLLLTDNGTHFVGKEWRQFAGEWDFSHTTSAPHHQQANGKSEAAVKIAKQLIKKCEESGTDFWYALLHWRNVPNKIGSSPAARLFSRQTRCGVPTAAGNLLPRVVEGVPDAIKENRRKIKYYYDRKCRNLPQLETGAPVYVQVHPQKSTVWSPGTVAAKQTDRSYLVDVDGAFYRRDLVNLKSRKEPNTQPAVNHPVLQDNPLPSGPNPDVAVAEKPAEFPWTDSPSTPITKSSKPNKRLSSLSSTPQPKEKASPTETVTQERSRPKREVKLPTKLHDYCLE is encoded by the exons ATGGATGCCGACCAGTTTCAACAGTTTATGGCGAAACAAAATGAGCTGGTGACGAAGCTGGTTGCTGGCCTACAACAGCGTGCTGTGCCGGCGTCGAACATCAGTTCCGTGGTTCCGCCACCACCGGCTCTCTGTCTTGACGGAGACATGGAGGAGAACTACGAGTTTTTCCTAACCAACTGGAGAAACTACTCACAAGCCGTGGGCATGGACAGTTGGCCGGCGAATCAGGCCTCAAAAAAGGTCAGTTTTCTGATGTCCGTCATCGGAGAAGCTGCGCTCAAAAAGTATTACAACTTTGACCTGACAGAGGATCAAAAGAAAGACGTCGCCGAGGCCCTGAAGGCTATCAAGCAGAAGGTCGTGCGCAGCCGTAACTTGTTCGTGGACCGATTGGATTTTTTCGCGGCGAGTCAAGTGTCCAGCGAATCCATCGATGACTTTGCAGCCCGGCTGAAAAGTTTGGCGAAACCGTGCAAATTTGCACTCTTGGAGGACGAGTTTATCTTGTTCAAAATAGTGACCAGCAACAAGTGGGGCCACCTGCGGACCAAAATGTTGAGCATGCAGGATCTCACAACGGGAAAAGCAGTGGATATCTGCCGCGTGGAAGAGATTGCAGAGCAACGTTTGCGGCACCTCTCATTGGAGTCGCCGGTGGTCAGTGATGTGAAGAAGATTAACAAGAAGACCAAGAAGAAGCTGCAGCGGTGTAAGTTCTGTGGAGATGAGCACGAGTTTGTGAAGGGAGCGTGTCCAGCATACGGCAAGAAATGCAAGCGTTGCGGCGGCCGCAACCACTTTGAGAAGGCGTGTAAAATCGATCAACCCTGGAAGCAGAAGCGACGCCACCGTCGTGTCAAGGAGGTGAAGGACGACGAGAGCAGTTCCGAGGAACGCTCTGAATCCAGCAGTGTGgacagcgacgacgaagaaagtGAGCACGAAGTGCAGATTGCCAAAATCAAGTCCAAGTCAGCTGTGGAGAGTAGTGCTTTGGCGGTTCTGGATTTCAGGCTAGGCCGGAAGTGGAAACCAGTTACGTGCGAGATCGACACGGGTGCGGATGCCACATTGATCGGGTATAACTGTTTGACTGAGCTTCTTGAAACTCCGAACCCGACACTGCAACCAACAAGCATCAAGCTGAAGTCTTTCGGTGGCAACCCGATACCAGTGTTGGGACAGGTTATGCTACCTGTAAAACGAAAAGGCAAGCGGTTCCAGCTCGTCCTGCAAGTCGTTGACTATGACCACCGCCCGCTCTTGTCGCTTAAGGCTTCACAGTCGCTGGGCTTTGTGAAGTTCTGCCGATCGGTGAAGATACGCCGACCAGAAGCAGCCACAGAAGAAGAGAAGCTGCTCAGTGTCTACAAGGTGAAAGCCGAAGCAATCGTCGAGAAACACAGTGACATCTTCGCTGGCTACGGCCGGTTTCCCGGAGTGGTTTCCCTGGAAGTGGACGAAAGTGTGCAGCCATCTATTCAGCATCCTCGTCGGGTCCCAATCGCTTTGCGCCCGAAACTGAAGCAGGAGTTGGACAAACTGGAAGAGGACGGCATTATAGTGAAGGAAACGCGACACACCGAGTGGGTTAGCAACATTGTGTTAGTCCGCCGTGGCGGCCAGAACGAGTCCGTTCGGATTTGTCTCGATCCTGTCCCGCTCAACAAAGCGCTGAAGCGGCCCAATTTGCAGTTTGACACGATTGACGAGTTGCTTCCCGAGTTGGGCAACGCCAAGATTTTCACAACTGTGGACACGAAAAAAGGATTTTGGCACGTGGAACTGGACACCCCCAGCAGCAAGTTGACCACCTTCTGGACACCATTCGGTCGATACCGCTGGGTCAGGATGCCGTTTGGTATTTCTCCAGCACCTGAACTGTTCCAGCTGAAGCTGCAAGGTGCGATACAAGGACTGGAAGGAGTGACCGGGTTAGCGGATGACTTGCTGGTGTACGGCACCGGAACGGATCTGGAGGAAGCTTTGGACAACCACAATCGGGCTCTAGAACAACTGTTGGTGCGGCTCAAAGAGAACAACGTGAAACTCAACCGGTCCAAGCTCAAGTTGTGTCAGACATCGGTGAAGTTCTTTGGACACGTGCTGACAACGAAGGGACTAACAGCAGACGAGACCAAGACAGCCGCAATCCGCAACTTTCCCACACCAACCAACAAGAAGGAGCTCCTGCGATTTGTCGGCATG GAAAGCTGGCGCTGGACTGCTGCTGAGGACGAGGAGTTCCAGAAAGTGAAAAATCTCGTAGCCGACATCCACACGCTGCGCTACTACGACGTGACCAAGCCCCTGGTAATCGAGTGTGACGCGAGTGGTTTCGGTCTGGGCGTTGCAGTGTTTCAACAAGACGGTGTGATCGGTTACGCGTCCAGAACCCTCACTGCGACGGAGAAGAACTATGCCCAGATAGAGAAGGAGCTGTTGGCGATCTTGTTTGCCTGCCTCAGATTCGATCAACTAATTGTTGGCAACCCGAAGACCGTTATCAAAACCGACCACAAACCGCTGGTGAACATCTTCCGGAAGCCGTTGTTGTCGGCCCCTCGACGCTTGCAACATATGCTGTTGAACCTGCAACGATACAAGCCGGAGATTATGTTCGTGGCCGGCAAAGAAAACGTCGTCGCTGATGCCATTTCGCGAGCCCCTTACGACGACGATCACGCTCAAGCTGGAGATTACCAGAAGCTGGAGATATTCAAGGTGATGCGCGACCTGGAAGACGTTAAGCTGAAGCACTTCTTGAACATCTCAGATGATCGTCTGACGGAGATCATGGCGGAGACGGCGGCGGATCCAGTGTTGCAGCTGGTGATCCGGTTGATTGGTGAAGGTTGGCCAGAGACCATCGGTGGTGTACCGGACAGCGTCCGCGTTTTCTTCAGCTACAGAAACGAACTTACCACCCAGGATGGATTAGTGTTCCGTAACGACAGAATACTGATTCCCCACAAGCTGCGGCGCAAAATGATCGAGAAGACTCACATCAGCCACAATGGTGTTGAGGCGACCCTGAAGCTGGCACGTGCGAATATTTTTTGGCCTGGGATGAGCGCACAAATTCGAGACACAGTCAAGGAGTGTGCCGTCTGCGCCAAATTCGCCGGTTCGCAGTCCAAGCCCCCGATGCAGAGTCACCCGGTTCCAGTTCACCCGTTTCAACTGGTGTCGCTTGATGTGTTCTTCGCTGAGTACCGAGGTATTAAGCGGAAGTTTTTGGTGACGGTTGATCACTATTCCGATCTGTTCGAGATTGATCTGCTGAAGGATCTCACTCCACAATCCGCCATCGCAGCTTGCAAGATCAACTTCGCGCGGCATGGCGTTCCTCAGCTCTTGCTGACAGATAACGGAACGCACTTCGTGGGAAAAGAGTGGCGACAATTTGCGGGAGAATGGGACTTCAGTCACACCACTTCAGCGCCACACCATCAACAAGCGAATGGCAAATCGGAGGCAGCGGTTAAAATCGCTAAACAGTTGATCAAGAAGTGTGAAGAATCCGGCACGGATTTTTGGTACGCTCTCCTGCATTGGCGTAACGTACCAAACAAGATCGGATCGAGTCCTGCAGCTCGCTTATTCTCTCGTCAAACACGATGTGGTGTCCCAACTGCTGCTGGCAACTTACTTCCGCGAGTGGTCGAGGGAGTTCCGGATGCTATCAAGGAAAACAGGAGGAAGATAAAGTATTATTACGATAGAAAGTGTCGTAATCTGCCGCAGCTGGAAACCGGTGCACCAGTGTACGTCCAAGTCCATCCACAGAAGTCTACGGTGTGGTCACCCGGAACAGTCGCCGCCAAGCAAACTGACCGATCGTATCTCGTGGATGTGGACGGGGCATTCTACCGACGGGATTTGGTTAACCTAAAGTCACGCAAAGAACCGAACACGCAGCCTGCCGTCAACCATCCCGTTCTACAGGACAATCCGTTGCCGTCTGGTCCGAATCCAGATGTAGCAGTGGCCGAGAAACCAGCGGAGTTTCCGTGGACCGATTCACCGAGCACCCCGATCACCAAATCTTCGAAGCCGAACAAACGATTGTCTTCGCTGTCATCGACACCGCAGCCGAAGGAAAAAGCATCGCCTACCGAGACGGTTACACAGGAGAGATCGCGCCCCAAACGAGAAGTGAAGCTGCCGACCAAATTACACGATTATTGTCTGGAATAA